In a single window of the Halomicroarcula saliterrae genome:
- the gyrB gene encoding DNA topoisomerase (ATP-hydrolyzing) subunit B — MSGESEEYGAKSIQTLEGLEAVRKRPAMYIGSTDARGLHHLVYEVVDNAIDEALAGYCDTIGVTIHDDGSVSVSDDGRGIPVDEHEEHGRPAVEVVMTILHAGGKFDNKSYQVSGGLHGVGVSVVNALSKWLEVDIKRDGALWRQRFDHGEPEYDLKKVRDLDPDEETGTTVRFWPDDDIFETDEFTFSTLQSRLRELAFLNSGVAISIEDERDGASETFEYDGGIREFVEYLNETKDPLHRDVVYFEDEEEIPEGVVQVEIAMQGTDDLQGSIHAFANNINTREGGDHLTGFKTSLTRVVNDYATDNGLLKDLDDTLKGDDIREGLTAVISVKHPDPQFEGQTKTKLGNSEVRGIVESAMHDGLSTFFEENPDTAEAIVGKAVEAAKARKAAKKAEELTRRKSALDSTALPGKLADCQTRDPEDAELFVVEGDSAGGSAKQGRNPEFQAILPIKGKILNVEKHRLDRILENNEIRNLITALGTGIGDEFDIEDLRYEKIIMMTDADVDGAHIRTLLLTLLYRHMKPLIEAGYVYASQPPLYRVRYRGNTYDAMTEAERDRIVEEKCDGNPTQVQRFKGLGEMNPEQLWETTMDPDNRILKQITIEDAAAADKMFNVLMGDAVEPRKEFIKEHSPEAEWVDI; from the coding sequence ATGTCAGGAGAGTCTGAAGAGTACGGCGCAAAGTCGATCCAGACCTTGGAAGGGCTGGAGGCCGTCCGAAAGCGGCCTGCGATGTATATCGGGTCGACCGACGCTAGGGGTCTCCACCATCTCGTCTACGAAGTTGTCGACAACGCTATCGACGAGGCCCTCGCCGGGTACTGTGACACTATCGGCGTAACTATCCACGACGACGGCTCCGTCTCCGTCAGCGACGACGGCCGGGGTATTCCCGTGGACGAACACGAAGAGCACGGCCGACCGGCCGTCGAGGTCGTGATGACCATCCTCCACGCGGGGGGGAAGTTCGACAACAAGTCCTATCAGGTCTCCGGTGGCCTGCACGGCGTCGGGGTCAGCGTCGTCAACGCCCTCTCGAAGTGGCTCGAAGTCGATATCAAGCGCGACGGCGCGCTGTGGCGCCAGCGTTTCGACCACGGCGAACCCGAGTACGACCTGAAGAAGGTCCGGGACCTCGACCCCGACGAGGAGACGGGCACCACCGTTCGGTTCTGGCCCGACGACGACATCTTCGAGACCGACGAGTTCACCTTCTCGACGCTACAGTCCCGACTGCGCGAACTCGCCTTCCTCAACTCCGGGGTCGCCATCAGTATCGAGGACGAGCGCGACGGCGCGAGCGAGACGTTCGAGTACGACGGCGGCATCCGCGAGTTCGTCGAGTACCTCAACGAGACCAAAGACCCGCTCCACCGCGACGTGGTCTACTTCGAGGACGAGGAAGAGATTCCCGAGGGGGTCGTACAGGTCGAAATCGCGATGCAGGGGACCGACGACCTCCAGGGGTCGATTCACGCCTTCGCCAACAACATCAACACGCGCGAGGGCGGCGACCACCTCACCGGGTTCAAGACGTCGCTGACACGCGTGGTCAACGATTACGCGACGGATAACGGCCTGCTGAAGGACCTCGACGACACCTTGAAAGGCGACGACATCCGCGAGGGCCTGACCGCCGTCATCTCGGTGAAACACCCCGACCCGCAGTTCGAGGGCCAGACCAAGACCAAGCTGGGCAACAGCGAAGTCCGAGGCATCGTCGAATCGGCCATGCACGACGGGCTCTCGACGTTCTTCGAGGAGAACCCCGACACCGCCGAGGCAATCGTCGGGAAGGCCGTCGAGGCCGCGAAAGCGCGCAAGGCCGCCAAGAAGGCCGAGGAGCTGACCCGCCGGAAATCGGCGCTCGACTCCACGGCGCTGCCCGGGAAACTGGCCGACTGCCAGACCCGGGACCCGGAGGACGCCGAGCTGTTCGTCGTGGAGGGCGACTCCGCGGGCGGGAGCGCGAAACAGGGCCGTAACCCCGAGTTCCAGGCCATCCTCCCCATCAAGGGGAAGATTCTGAACGTCGAGAAACACCGGCTGGACCGGATTCTGGAGAACAACGAGATACGGAACCTCATCACGGCGCTCGGAACGGGCATCGGCGACGAGTTCGACATCGAGGACCTGCGCTACGAGAAGATCATCATGATGACCGACGCCGACGTCGACGGGGCCCACATCCGGACGCTCCTGTTGACGCTGCTCTACCGCCACATGAAACCGCTCATCGAGGCGGGCTACGTCTACGCCTCCCAGCCGCCACTGTATCGCGTTCGCTATCGGGGCAACACCTACGACGCGATGACCGAGGCGGAACGGGACCGCATCGTCGAAGAGAAATGCGACGGCAACCCCACCCAGGTCCAGCGGTTCAAGGGCCTCGGTGAGATGAACCCCGAACAGCTCTGGGAGACGACGATGGACCCGGACAACCGGATTCTCAAACAGATCACCATCGAGGACGCCGCCGCGGCCGACAAGATGTTCAACGTTCTGATGGGTGACGCCGTCGAGCCCCGAAAGGAGTTCATCAAGGAGCACTCGCCCGAGGCGGAGTGGGTGGACATATGA
- the gyrA gene encoding DNA gyrase subunit A, which produces MSSDVPDDPAPADRVKHVRIEDEMEQSYIDYAMSVIAGRALPDVRDGLKPVHRRILYAMHEMGVSSNTAHRKSSSIVGETMGDYHPHGDSAIYDTLVRMAQDFSMRYPLVDGQGNFGSMDGDPAAAMRYTEARMAPIAEELLADIEKDTVDFSSNYDDRLQEPDVLPSKVPSLLLNGSSGIAVGMSTNIPPHNLGELVDATTHLIRNPDATVEDLMEHVKGPDFPTGGNIVGRDAIYSAYATGRGRLRVRAEYEVDREAGRIVISELPYQENKARVVERIAEDVTEGKIEGISDLRDESDRNGVRVVVELKRGANIDVVENRLLDHHLESTFGVINLSLVDGQPKVLSLKETLAHYVEHRREVVRRRSEHDLEEAEDRAHILEGRLKALENVEDVVELIRNSEDRDAARSGLHEQFDFSEEQAAHIVRMQLGSLTSMEAAEIEDEYADVQETIDYLESVLASAEKLDSVIVDELEAMKAEYDDDRRTAIIEDEGQVTHEDLIPEEDCVVVITEDDYIKRMPVANFDPQNRGGKGIIGADPKEGDRVSKVFRANSHDYLLCFTNQGQVYRLKTYEVPEMSRTARGKSAINLLDLDDGEELTAVVSTDDFDDNECITMVTRDGYVKRTCCDQFENILSTGIRAAKLEDGDELVDVDVTDGTGDLVIATEQGMTIRFDESEVSEMGRSARGVHGIKLQADDHVAAMVATTDDDPRSLLTVTKNGFGKRTALAEYRPQSRYGQGLIDIKTDERNGRVSTAKAVTDDDNLVIMSEQGQIMRIRAGDISQVGRNTMGVTIMELEAGDGVASVTVVPADGSEE; this is translated from the coding sequence ATGAGCTCGGACGTCCCCGACGACCCCGCTCCCGCCGACAGGGTCAAACACGTCCGCATCGAGGACGAGATGGAGCAGTCCTACATCGACTACGCGATGTCGGTCATCGCGGGTCGGGCCCTCCCCGACGTTCGGGACGGGCTCAAGCCCGTCCACCGGCGCATCCTCTATGCGATGCACGAGATGGGCGTCTCCTCGAACACCGCCCACCGGAAGTCCTCCTCCATCGTCGGCGAGACGATGGGTGACTACCACCCCCACGGGGACAGCGCCATCTACGACACGCTCGTGCGGATGGCACAGGACTTCTCGATGCGCTATCCGCTGGTCGACGGCCAGGGGAACTTCGGCTCGATGGACGGCGACCCGGCCGCGGCGATGCGCTACACCGAGGCCCGGATGGCCCCCATCGCCGAGGAGCTACTGGCGGACATCGAGAAGGACACGGTCGATTTCTCCAGTAACTACGACGACCGCCTGCAAGAGCCCGACGTGCTCCCGTCGAAGGTGCCCAGCCTGCTGCTGAACGGCTCCTCGGGCATCGCCGTCGGGATGTCGACGAACATCCCGCCCCACAACCTGGGCGAACTGGTCGACGCGACGACACACCTCATCCGGAACCCCGACGCGACCGTCGAGGACCTGATGGAACACGTCAAGGGCCCCGATTTCCCGACCGGCGGCAACATCGTCGGTCGCGACGCCATCTACTCGGCGTACGCCACGGGCCGGGGCCGCCTCAGAGTGCGCGCCGAATACGAGGTCGACCGCGAGGCGGGTCGCATCGTCATCTCCGAGCTCCCGTATCAGGAGAACAAGGCCCGCGTCGTCGAGCGCATCGCCGAGGACGTCACCGAGGGGAAAATCGAGGGCATCTCGGACCTGCGCGACGAGTCCGACCGCAACGGCGTCCGCGTCGTCGTCGAACTCAAGCGCGGCGCCAACATCGACGTGGTCGAGAACCGGTTGCTCGACCACCACCTCGAATCCACCTTCGGCGTCATCAACCTCTCGCTGGTCGACGGCCAGCCGAAGGTGCTGTCGCTGAAAGAGACGCTGGCCCACTACGTCGAGCACCGCCGCGAGGTCGTCCGCCGGCGCTCCGAACACGACCTCGAAGAGGCCGAGGACCGCGCCCACATCCTCGAAGGCCGGCTGAAGGCCCTCGAAAACGTCGAGGACGTGGTCGAGCTCATCCGCAACAGCGAGGACCGCGACGCGGCGCGGTCGGGCCTGCACGAGCAGTTCGACTTCTCCGAGGAGCAGGCCGCTCACATCGTCCGGATGCAGCTGGGCTCGCTCACCTCGATGGAAGCGGCCGAGATCGAAGACGAGTACGCGGACGTTCAGGAGACCATCGACTACCTCGAATCCGTGCTCGCCAGCGCGGAGAAGCTCGATTCGGTCATCGTCGACGAGCTCGAAGCGATGAAAGCCGAGTACGACGACGACCGCCGCACCGCCATCATCGAGGACGAAGGGCAGGTCACTCACGAGGACCTCATCCCCGAGGAGGACTGCGTCGTCGTCATCACCGAGGACGACTACATCAAGCGCATGCCCGTGGCGAACTTCGACCCGCAGAACCGCGGCGGGAAGGGCATCATCGGCGCCGACCCCAAGGAGGGCGACCGCGTCTCGAAGGTGTTCAGGGCCAACAGCCACGACTACCTGCTCTGTTTCACCAATCAGGGACAGGTCTACCGGCTGAAGACCTACGAGGTGCCCGAGATGTCCCGCACCGCCCGCGGGAAGTCGGCCATCAATCTACTCGACTTAGACGACGGCGAGGAGCTGACGGCCGTCGTCTCGACGGACGACTTCGACGACAACGAGTGCATCACGATGGTGACGCGGGACGGGTACGTCAAGCGGACCTGCTGTGACCAGTTCGAGAACATCCTCTCGACGGGTATCCGGGCCGCCAAGCTGGAGGACGGCGACGAACTCGTCGACGTGGACGTCACCGACGGCACCGGTGACCTCGTCATCGCGACGGAGCAGGGGATGACCATCCGCTTCGACGAGAGCGAGGTCAGCGAGATGGGGCGGTCGGCGCGCGGCGTCCACGGTATCAAACTGCAGGCGGACGACCACGTGGCCGCGATGGTCGCGACCACCGACGACGACCCGCGGTCGCTGCTGACGGTCACGAAGAACGGCTTCGGGAAGCGGACCGCCCTGGCGGAGTACCGGCCACAGTCCCGCTACGGACAGGGGCTCATAGACATCAAGACCGACGAGCGCAACGGCCGCGTCTCGACGGCCAAGGCCGTCACCGACGACGACAATCTGGTCATCATGTCCGAGCAGGGCCAGATTATGCGCATCCGGGCGGGCGACATCTCACAGGTCGGCCGCAACACGATGGGCGTGACCATCATGGAACTGGAAGCGGGCGACGGGGTCGCGAGCGTCACCGTGGTGCCGGCCGACGGTAGCGAGGAGTAA
- the rocF gene encoding arginase has protein sequence MDIRILGVPMDLGADRRGVDMGPSAIRYGDLATQLEEFGAACTDGGDLAVPRPEERDPDSSQPDGGRAKFHRETKEVCEDITTAVRSTVADGETPLVLGGDHSIAIGTVAGAAGPDESLGVVWFDAHGDFNTPRTTPSGNIHGMALAAILGKGSFGGEAWAHTPAVSESNVALVGLRDLDDGEQRLVRESDVTAYTMSDIDARGLPAVVSEALDIATDGTDAIHVSLDLDWLDPSEAPGVGTPVRGGVSYREAHSAMEAVARYRDQLRSFELVEVNPILDDHNRTAELACELAASAFGKRVL, from the coding sequence ATGGATATCCGGATTCTCGGCGTGCCGATGGACCTCGGTGCCGACCGACGGGGGGTGGACATGGGTCCCTCGGCGATTCGATACGGCGACCTCGCGACCCAGCTCGAGGAGTTCGGTGCCGCGTGTACCGACGGCGGTGACCTCGCGGTGCCCCGGCCGGAGGAACGCGACCCCGACAGCTCACAGCCCGACGGGGGCCGAGCGAAGTTCCATCGGGAGACGAAGGAGGTCTGTGAGGATATCACGACGGCGGTCCGCTCGACCGTCGCCGACGGCGAGACACCGCTGGTGCTCGGCGGCGACCACTCCATCGCTATCGGCACCGTCGCCGGCGCGGCCGGGCCCGACGAGTCCCTCGGCGTCGTCTGGTTCGACGCCCACGGGGACTTCAACACGCCACGGACGACGCCCAGCGGGAACATCCACGGGATGGCGCTCGCGGCCATCCTCGGCAAGGGTTCTTTCGGCGGCGAGGCCTGGGCACACACCCCCGCGGTCAGCGAGTCGAACGTCGCGCTAGTGGGGTTGCGCGACCTCGACGACGGCGAACAGCGACTCGTCCGGGAGAGCGACGTGACGGCGTACACGATGTCCGATATCGACGCCCGGGGTCTCCCAGCGGTCGTCTCCGAAGCGCTCGATATCGCCACCGACGGGACTGACGCGATACACGTCTCGCTCGACCTCGACTGGCTCGACCCGTCGGAGGCGCCGGGCGTCGGGACGCCGGTCCGCGGCGGCGTCTCCTACCGGGAGGCCCACAGCGCGATGGAGGCGGTCGCGAGATACCGCGACCAGCTGCGGTCGTTCGAGCTCGTCGAGGTGAACCCCATCCTCGACGACCACAACCGCACCGCAGAGCTGGCCTGTGAGCTGGCAGCCAGCGCCTTCGGCAAACGCGTCCTCTGA
- a CDS encoding NAD-dependent epimerase/dehydratase family protein, whose product MNGQRVLVTGGGGFIGSNLANSLAADNDVVALDDGYLGTADNVSDDVEYVRASVLEDDLPTDVDVVFHLAALSSYAMHEENPTKGARVNVEGFVNVVEQARDDGCDTVVYASTSSIYGDRTEPSPEEMPVTVNTGYEASKLARERYAEYFHNHYDLSMAGMRFFSVYQGMEDGAEEHKGEYANLIAQFADDVANGRRPVIWGDGTQTRDFTHVDDIVRGLELAADHELTGIYNLGTGEQYSFNTLVRRLNDALGTDVEPVFEENPIPEDVYVHDTMADATKMREATGWEPRISFEEGVRRVCEQYE is encoded by the coding sequence ATGAACGGACAACGTGTGTTGGTGACAGGCGGCGGCGGGTTCATCGGGTCGAACCTGGCGAATTCACTGGCTGCTGACAACGACGTCGTCGCACTCGACGACGGCTATCTCGGGACGGCGGACAACGTGAGCGACGACGTCGAGTACGTCCGGGCGAGCGTGCTCGAAGACGACCTGCCGACAGACGTGGACGTCGTCTTCCACCTCGCTGCGCTGTCGTCCTACGCCATGCACGAGGAGAACCCGACGAAGGGGGCGCGGGTCAACGTCGAGGGGTTCGTCAACGTCGTCGAGCAGGCCAGAGACGACGGCTGTGACACCGTCGTCTACGCTTCCACGTCCTCTATCTACGGTGACCGCACGGAGCCCTCGCCCGAAGAGATGCCGGTGACCGTAAACACCGGCTACGAGGCCTCGAAGCTCGCACGGGAGCGCTACGCCGAGTACTTCCACAACCACTACGACCTCTCGATGGCCGGGATGCGGTTTTTCTCCGTCTATCAGGGTATGGAGGACGGCGCCGAGGAACACAAGGGCGAGTACGCGAACCTCATCGCGCAGTTCGCAGACGACGTCGCTAACGGCCGCCGCCCGGTGATATGGGGCGACGGGACCCAGACGCGGGATTTCACGCACGTCGACGATATCGTTCGCGGCCTCGAACTGGCGGCCGACCACGAGCTGACCGGCATCTACAACCTCGGCACCGGCGAGCAGTACAGCTTCAACACGCTCGTCCGCCGTCTCAACGACGCCCTGGGCACCGACGTGGAACCGGTGTTCGAGGAGAATCCCATCCCGGAGGACGTCTACGTCCACGACACGATGGCCGATGCGACGAAGATGCGCGAGGCGACGGGCTGGGAACCCCGGATTTCCTTCGAGGAAGGTGTCAGGCGGGTCTGCGAGCAGTACGAGTAG